One region of Duncaniella freteri genomic DNA includes:
- a CDS encoding RNA polymerase sigma factor, with the protein MLTSSRDAAKDLLKETTAMALTAGTGASVDDENLKGWAFGIMRSIFEKNFSQGVSRQRSVTVSSRRECDIHELSFSRIGDESLPEGTYACSEVTCVLEGLSEEYRKPAEMYFAGYSMKEIAQRLNISTCVAEQRVSYSKGRLRAGLAK; encoded by the coding sequence ATGTTAACTTCAAGCCGTGATGCTGCTAAAGATCTGTTGAAGGAGACTACTGCTATGGCATTGACAGCCGGTACAGGTGCTTCAGTGGATGATGAAAACCTGAAAGGGTGGGCGTTTGGTATTATGCGAAGTATTTTTGAGAAGAATTTCTCTCAAGGAGTGTCGCGTCAGCGTTCGGTTACAGTCTCTTCAAGAAGGGAGTGTGATATCCATGAACTTTCTTTTTCTCGTATCGGAGATGAATCCCTGCCTGAAGGGACCTATGCTTGTAGTGAGGTCACCTGTGTGCTGGAAGGGCTCAGTGAGGAGTACCGTAAGCCGGCAGAGATGTACTTTGCGGGATATAGTATGAAAGAGATTGCTCAGAGGCTTAATATTTCGACCTGTGTCGCAGAGCAACGAGTGTCGTACTCTAAAGGTCGGCTTCGTGCGGGTCTTGCCAAATGA
- a CDS encoding OmpH family outer membrane protein, with amino-acid sequence MKKLAMSASSLLLGIMALSMTSCGGDSATDKSSATQAPTATSADGATTTSSINIRYIDGDSVLAHYQLAKDLQEATMRAVQRIDNARNSKGTEIQKFAASIQQKAQSNGYLTEASYNADMQKLQKMQQDAENYLASLSRNADNELAQQQIQLNDSIEKFIKEYNASKKYDAILYKNAGVYFNPSLDITNEVIEGLNARYTKPEEKK; translated from the coding sequence ATGAAAAAGTTAGCAATGTCAGCTTCCTCGCTGCTCTTAGGCATAATGGCGTTGAGCATGACATCTTGCGGAGGAGACTCTGCCACCGACAAGAGCTCAGCCACACAGGCCCCTACAGCGACTTCGGCCGATGGCGCGACAACCACCTCTTCTATCAACATCCGTTACATCGATGGCGACTCAGTGCTCGCTCACTACCAGCTCGCCAAAGATCTTCAGGAGGCCACCATGCGGGCTGTACAGCGCATTGACAACGCACGCAACTCGAAAGGCACTGAAATACAGAAATTCGCCGCTTCAATACAGCAGAAAGCTCAGTCAAACGGATATCTCACCGAGGCAAGCTACAACGCTGATATGCAGAAGCTCCAGAAAATGCAGCAGGATGCTGAAAACTATCTCGCCAGCCTCAGTCGCAATGCCGACAACGAGCTCGCACAGCAGCAGATCCAGCTCAACGACTCCATAGAGAAATTCATAAAGGAGTACAACGCATCAAAGAAGTATGATGCCATCCTGTACAAGAACGCCGGCGTATACTTCAATCCATCTCTCGACATCACAAATGAAGTGATCGAAGGCTTGAACGCACGCTACACCAAGCCCGAAGAGAAAAAATAA